In Candidatus Vicinibacter proximus, the following are encoded in one genomic region:
- a CDS encoding YtxH domain-containing protein gives MMNLGKVLLGIAAGVAVGVTVGVLFAPHKGSKTRRKIVERQVELTDDLENRIDEFINLLSKKYESIKEGATHITEAWVSKPEGTNHNPKSNDQKVSS, from the coding sequence ATTATGAATCTGGGAAAAGTTTTATTGGGAATTGCAGCCGGAGTTGCTGTTGGGGTTACAGTAGGTGTTTTATTTGCACCACATAAGGGATCAAAGACAAGGAGGAAAATTGTTGAAAGACAAGTTGAATTAACGGATGATTTGGAAAATCGAATAGATGAATTTATTAATTTGTTATCCAAAAAATATGAGTCTATAAAAGAGGGTGCTACCCATATAACAGAAGCATGGGTTTCAAAGCCTGAAGGAACCAACCACAACCCAAAATCTAATGATCAGAAGGTATCATCTTGA
- a CDS encoding PorT family protein codes for MFNFKMKLFTFCTLTAFLFSMPDKILAQRAVVGVRLMPTFSKLDVNNSSGGVIKGEVTLGYGVGAFLGFSFSRFIGIQAEIIYSSLSQKYKEMDVERNIRLKYLNIPLMLSLNTGKNKFVNLNVVAGPQVGISVGSRLVIADGGTPGSTDGVLSVKRGDLGFAYGAGVDFALNPAKNIRLGLGYRGVVGLIDISDDSRTDANNSYYLLDKSHIKTNAVYAGVSFIF; via the coding sequence ATGTTTAACTTTAAAATGAAATTATTTACTTTTTGCACTTTAACTGCATTTTTATTTAGTATGCCTGATAAGATATTAGCGCAAAGAGCAGTTGTAGGGGTTCGATTAATGCCAACATTTTCAAAATTGGATGTCAATAATTCATCCGGTGGCGTCATCAAGGGGGAGGTAACATTGGGATATGGGGTAGGAGCCTTTCTTGGTTTTAGTTTTTCAAGGTTCATAGGCATTCAAGCGGAAATTATTTATAGTTCTTTATCTCAGAAATATAAGGAGATGGACGTAGAGCGTAATATTAGATTAAAGTATCTAAATATTCCGTTAATGCTTTCTTTAAACACAGGCAAGAATAAATTTGTGAATTTAAATGTCGTAGCTGGTCCACAAGTGGGCATAAGTGTTGGTAGCAGATTAGTTATTGCAGATGGCGGGACACCAGGATCTACTGACGGAGTACTTTCCGTTAAGCGTGGAGATCTTGGATTTGCTTATGGTGCGGGTGTTGACTTCGCATTGAATCCAGCCAAGAATATTCGTCTTGGATTAGGATATCGTGGCGTGGTTGGCTTGATTGACATCAGTGATGACAGCAGAACAGATGCCAATAATTCTTATTATTTATTGGATAAATCACATATAAAGACCAATGCAGTTTATGCGGGTGTATCATTTATATTTTAA
- a CDS encoding glycosyltransferase, with product MNTNSLIRIHDGSELSIHPNLRLMNESRQELREQTLPEILFISSYPPRECGIATYSQDLIKALNNKFSNSFSLKVCALQSDLEVRNYPEEVKYILNPSEKANFFNLAQLINKDKNVKLLLIQHEFGLFPSGKDNVLLQFIQMVEKPSILVFHTVLPNPDAFMKDSVTQLASACSSVVVMTKNSAKILKSAYGIQTHKVEVIQHGTHLVPHLNKESLKLKYGLQGKKVLSTFGLLSSGKSIETTLDALPTIVKENPGVIFLVIGKTHPGVILSDGEIYRNMLEAKVEKLGLQNYVKFINYFLPLEDLLEYLQLTDIYLFTSNDPHQAVSGTFAYAMSCGCPIISTPIPHAKEVLRENTGILIDFQNSHQLSDAVNRLMSDEALRTTFSLNALQRIVPTSWENAAISHAMLFMETACQINSSYTQVKSGSQRGGYQAEFINLQYRLPVISLNHIKRMTDDFGIVQFGLINQPDLSSGYTLDDNARALIAMCMFYKMTPHAEDLLEIRKYLDFIQFCQQSDGSFLNYVDIERNFTSQNESTNCSDSTGRAIWALGYFMSCYDVLPVEWINEAKACLIKALPLAEKMHSTRSMSFIIKGLFYSLQREPSVEFSDLIKKLADRLVQMFRHEAENGWNWYEGYLTYANSIIPEALLCAWSVTTDPVYKEIAKQSFDFLLSMTFDDGGIKVISNKTWLVKDKKTARHGEQPIDVAYTILGLDQFYQVYKKKEHLHKMAIAFNWFMGNNHLHQIMYNPCTGGCYDGLEETQVNLNQGAESTISYLMARITVEKYFIARQNSILLQNKGKNKKLQVEDKITDLSFLFN from the coding sequence ATGAATACCAATAGCTTGATTAGAATTCATGATGGTTCAGAATTGTCCATACATCCGAATCTTAGATTGATGAATGAGAGCAGACAAGAACTCAGGGAGCAAACACTTCCTGAAATCCTATTTATTAGTTCCTACCCACCCAGAGAATGTGGAATAGCAACATATTCACAGGATTTGATTAAAGCACTCAACAATAAATTTAGTAATTCATTTTCGCTCAAGGTTTGTGCATTACAATCCGATTTAGAAGTTAGAAATTATCCTGAAGAGGTGAAGTACATTTTAAATCCAAGTGAAAAGGCTAATTTTTTTAATCTTGCTCAACTGATTAATAAAGATAAGAATGTAAAACTGCTGTTGATTCAGCATGAATTTGGGCTGTTTCCTTCCGGAAAAGATAATGTGTTATTGCAATTTATTCAAATGGTAGAGAAACCTTCTATTTTGGTTTTCCATACAGTTTTACCTAATCCCGATGCTTTTATGAAGGATAGTGTAACCCAGTTGGCTTCAGCATGTTCTTCAGTAGTGGTGATGACTAAAAATTCCGCTAAAATTCTCAAAAGCGCTTATGGCATACAAACGCATAAAGTTGAAGTTATTCAACATGGAACCCATCTTGTACCCCATCTGAATAAGGAATCCTTAAAATTGAAGTATGGACTTCAGGGCAAAAAGGTTTTATCCACATTTGGCTTATTGAGTTCAGGAAAAAGTATTGAGACTACTTTAGATGCATTGCCAACAATTGTTAAAGAAAATCCTGGGGTAATTTTTCTTGTCATTGGAAAAACTCATCCAGGAGTTATTCTTAGTGATGGAGAAATATACCGCAACATGCTGGAGGCCAAAGTAGAAAAACTGGGTCTTCAAAATTATGTCAAGTTTATTAACTATTTTCTGCCTCTGGAAGATTTATTAGAATATTTACAACTAACCGATATATATTTATTTACCTCAAATGATCCGCATCAGGCCGTAAGTGGCACATTCGCCTATGCAATGAGTTGTGGTTGTCCAATTATTTCCACTCCGATACCTCATGCTAAAGAAGTGTTAAGAGAAAACACTGGAATTCTGATCGACTTTCAAAACAGCCATCAGCTTTCTGATGCGGTAAATCGATTGATGAGTGACGAGGCACTTCGGACTACTTTTAGTCTGAACGCACTTCAAAGAATTGTACCTACTTCCTGGGAAAATGCTGCAATTTCTCATGCAATGCTTTTTATGGAAACTGCCTGTCAAATCAATAGTTCTTATACACAAGTTAAATCAGGGTCACAACGTGGAGGATATCAGGCAGAGTTTATCAATTTGCAATACCGCCTTCCTGTGATAAGTTTGAATCATATTAAGCGGATGACAGATGATTTTGGCATTGTCCAATTTGGATTGATCAATCAACCGGATCTAAGCAGTGGATATACACTGGATGATAATGCTCGTGCACTGATAGCAATGTGTATGTTTTATAAAATGACACCACACGCTGAAGACTTGTTGGAGATTAGAAAATATTTAGATTTTATACAATTCTGTCAGCAAAGCGATGGTAGTTTTTTGAATTATGTGGATATTGAAAGAAATTTTACAAGTCAAAATGAGTCTACCAATTGCTCTGATTCAACCGGAAGAGCAATATGGGCATTGGGATATTTTATGTCTTGTTATGATGTACTTCCTGTAGAATGGATAAATGAAGCAAAAGCATGTTTAATTAAAGCTTTGCCATTGGCAGAAAAGATGCATTCGACCAGATCGATGTCATTTATTATAAAAGGATTGTTTTATTCACTTCAGCGGGAACCATCTGTTGAATTTTCTGATTTGATTAAAAAGTTGGCAGATCGTCTGGTTCAGATGTTTCGTCATGAAGCAGAAAATGGATGGAATTGGTATGAGGGTTATCTTACTTATGCGAACAGCATCATACCTGAGGCTTTGCTTTGCGCATGGTCTGTTACCACTGATCCAGTCTATAAAGAAATTGCAAAGCAGTCATTTGATTTTTTATTGTCTATGACTTTTGACGATGGAGGGATAAAAGTAATCTCCAATAAAACATGGCTGGTAAAAGACAAGAAGACCGCCCGACACGGAGAGCAACCTATTGATGTAGCTTATACTATTCTTGGGTTGGACCAATTTTATCAGGTTTATAAGAAAAAAGAACACTTGCATAAAATGGCAATAGCATTTAATTGGTTTATGGGTAATAATCATTTACATCAGATAATGTACAATCCTTGTACAGGAGGGTGTTATGATGGACTGGAAGAGACTCAGGTGAATTTAAATCAAGGTGCAGAATCCACCATCAGTTATCTGATGGCAAGAATCACTGTAGAGAAATATTTTATTGCTAGGCAAAATTCAATTTTGCTTCAAAATAAAGGGAAAAATAAAAAGTTGCAGGTTGAAGACAAAATCACCGATTTATCATTTCTATTTAATTAA
- a CDS encoding pesticidal protein Cry7Aa, which produces MIKISKRGVILEKSQLTFEQNGVLNPAVYQCEEKLHMLYRAVEDGNFSSIGYACLKDPLVVDYRLEHPLMVPETNYESHGLEDPRLAKIDELYYLCYTAYDGTNALAAIATSADLVHFERKGIVVPQIDYETFKSLTKDLKLNEKYCRYNEKNNHQSHPEQLNLIWDKNLVLFPEKIEGKFTFLHRIKPDIQLFSVVSLDELTPQYWEDYLRKLDKHIVLAPKYDHELSYIGGGCPPIKTLHGWLIIYHGVHDTTEGYVYNACAALLDLNDPTIEIARLPYPLISPELSWELKGEINNVCFPTGTAVFDDTLYIYYGAADERIACATISLDELTKELLLNSI; this is translated from the coding sequence ATGATAAAAATTTCCAAAAGGGGCGTTATTCTCGAAAAATCTCAATTAACTTTTGAACAGAATGGTGTTCTTAATCCTGCTGTTTACCAATGTGAGGAGAAGCTCCATATGTTATATAGGGCAGTGGAGGATGGAAATTTTTCCAGCATAGGGTATGCATGTTTAAAGGATCCACTCGTAGTCGATTACCGATTAGAACATCCACTAATGGTTCCGGAAACAAATTATGAATCACATGGCCTAGAAGATCCCCGACTTGCTAAAATCGACGAACTTTATTATTTGTGTTATACTGCCTATGATGGGACCAATGCGTTGGCGGCAATTGCCACATCAGCTGATCTGGTGCATTTTGAAAGGAAGGGGATTGTGGTTCCGCAAATCGATTATGAGACTTTTAAGTCATTGACAAAAGATTTAAAGTTAAATGAAAAGTATTGCCGTTACAATGAAAAGAATAATCATCAGTCACATCCTGAACAGTTAAATTTAATTTGGGATAAAAATCTGGTGCTTTTTCCAGAAAAAATCGAGGGTAAATTTACATTCCTGCATCGCATAAAACCGGACATTCAATTGTTCAGTGTTGTAAGTCTGGACGAATTGACACCGCAATATTGGGAAGATTATTTACGAAAGCTGGACAAACACATAGTGCTTGCGCCAAAATATGATCATGAATTGAGTTATATAGGCGGGGGATGCCCTCCAATTAAAACGCTTCATGGTTGGCTTATCATTTATCATGGAGTGCATGATACAACGGAAGGATACGTTTACAATGCTTGTGCAGCCCTTTTGGATTTAAACGATCCGACCATAGAAATAGCCAGATTGCCCTATCCATTAATAAGTCCTGAGCTGTCCTGGGAACTAAAGGGTGAAATAAATAATGTATGCTTTCCAACAGGTACGGCAGTTTTTGACGATACACTTTATATTTATTATGGTGCGGCAGATGAGAGAATTGCATGTGCTACCATAAGTTTGGATGAACTAACAAAAGAACTTTTACTTAACTCCATTTAA
- a CDS encoding AraC family transcriptional regulator — translation MMLYIRSMVSLRCKMVVKDELLKLNLKFINLELGTVELLEDISELQRQQLKYNLMKSGLELLEDKRAILIEKIANVIVEMIHYSDEVPRESYSDYISKKLDYDYTYLSNVFSEVKGITIQQFIIMHKIERVKELILYNELNLTEISYKLHYSSVAHLSNQFKKITGLSPSFFKKLGKQRKNYLENI, via the coding sequence ATGATGTTATACATTAGATCCATGGTCAGTTTGCGCTGCAAAATGGTGGTGAAAGATGAATTGCTTAAGTTAAACTTAAAGTTTATCAATCTTGAACTGGGTACAGTTGAATTACTGGAAGACATCAGTGAGTTGCAACGTCAGCAGCTTAAGTATAATCTGATGAAATCCGGATTGGAATTACTGGAAGACAAGAGGGCTATATTAATTGAAAAAATTGCAAATGTAATTGTGGAAATGATCCATTATTCTGATGAAGTTCCAAGAGAATCCTATTCAGATTACATCAGCAAGAAGTTGGATTATGATTACACTTATCTGTCCAATGTTTTCTCAGAAGTGAAAGGTATAACCATACAGCAGTTTATAATAATGCATAAAATTGAGCGAGTTAAAGAGCTTATACTGTATAATGAATTGAATTTGACCGAGATTTCTTATAAGTTGCATTACAGCAGCGTTGCGCATTTATCCAATCAATTTAAGAAAATCACAGGTCTTTCCCCTTCATTTTTTAAGAAGCTTGGAAAACAACGGAAGAATTATCTTGAAAACATATAG
- a CDS encoding YceI family protein: MKSKLIYFLAFLSIGAFYWACTHDDDVNAPTGPKITRDSLIFLPGLTAGNANEWKFDKSHSSVLWQTKYVGAAGLLTGRFNQFGIHEVTDVKAVKYAVTTQPLPDTSWAFYENQPSKTYFNGYVQINTSNTGEPGRDAGCNVAGMGTVAIEAGTQNLSYPNLAKIKTKEVKFDPSSNGYLVTLDLTYQGKLAAPLTKTITGKMSYIPKQRVQFGTAAAYDVFGLQLSFQFNCRDFGIVSTSVSDVIEIQCNANFNNK; encoded by the coding sequence ATGAAATCCAAGTTGATCTATTTTCTCGCGTTTTTATCTATAGGCGCTTTTTATTGGGCTTGTACCCACGATGACGATGTGAATGCTCCAACCGGACCGAAAATAACAAGGGATTCCCTCATATTTTTACCAGGTTTGACAGCCGGAAATGCCAATGAGTGGAAGTTCGACAAGTCCCATTCGAGCGTGCTGTGGCAAACTAAATATGTAGGTGCTGCAGGACTTTTAACTGGCCGCTTTAACCAGTTTGGCATACACGAAGTAACGGATGTGAAAGCTGTAAAATATGCAGTAACGACACAACCATTGCCGGATACTTCCTGGGCCTTTTATGAAAATCAACCTTCAAAAACCTATTTCAATGGCTACGTCCAAATAAACACATCCAATACAGGGGAACCTGGTCGTGATGCAGGTTGTAATGTTGCCGGAATGGGAACTGTAGCCATCGAAGCCGGAACCCAGAATCTCAGCTATCCTAATTTAGCCAAGATCAAAACTAAAGAGGTGAAGTTTGACCCATCCAGTAATGGTTATCTCGTAACTTTAGATCTTACCTATCAGGGAAAATTGGCTGCACCTCTTACCAAAACCATTACTGGTAAAATGAGCTATATTCCAAAACAGAGGGTTCAATTTGGTACCGCTGCTGCTTATGATGTATTTGGCTTGCAATTAAGCTTCCAATTTAACTGTAGGGATTTTGGTATCGTTAGCACAAGTGTTTCTGATGTTATAGAAATTCAGTGCAATGCCAATTTTAACAATAAATAG
- a CDS encoding MMPL family transporter produces the protein MKEIQSKPILAIISFITLLSLISFKSLSFDFQIEDFFPKHDKDVEFYYNFQDKYNARIDENALIIALQNNSGIFNKLFLKKIDSLTFLLNNLPDILKVYSISNTSNIYYVGENLIIEPLIHFNTPDKYIEDSIRLFNAPEYRNLFIGKNGPVIAISVFINDYLSKAKQIELVTRIDSLVARFNFDEAHSACKLKVEAAYTQEIKKNLFKFLFLSILLVCITLYLIYKSAIDTIIPLGIISISVVWMLGVISLSKHPIGILSSLLPPLIATISLSNIIYLSTKYRELILTGLSKSEATNQTFRQIGLAAILSSSTSALGFYTLSLSPINPVGSFGQFAAIGICISCILTITILYLFFQSSFQNNSNSIINTSRFWHRILDKTFTNLLKFRITVITTHLIALTTAIYFMSKVEVNGSLIGEIPKHHPILADKDFMEREFGGMRSFEMVLDAVDPQKSFDHIETLTNVQEIEKFLKDSCNLEFILSPIPMYKAANKAFSGGSSQNYILPSKQDQLAIYKEKINQTQYGEDLMRYLSADGNTLRISGKMPDINLKDFKAVEKKIENYFSANHLNSKIKYTLTGSSQILDKIPEYLVKNILPGLVIALILLSCISLFLFRNWKIIPIVTFTNILPLAFVAGIMGMFGIFLKTDTAIIFSVSFGMSVDNAINYINRYRTEVKKNQSIEDGLRAAFLQIAKPMAINTFVLVIGFMSLMFSDFGSIFYIGLLITLVLIFGLICNLSLLPVLVSLLIKEKGKY, from the coding sequence ATGAAAGAAATCCAGTCAAAGCCAATTCTCGCAATTATTTCTTTTATTACTCTATTAAGTCTGATTTCATTTAAGAGTTTATCATTTGACTTTCAGATAGAAGACTTTTTTCCAAAACACGATAAAGATGTAGAATTCTATTACAATTTTCAGGATAAATATAATGCCCGTATAGATGAAAATGCCCTAATCATTGCTTTGCAAAATAACAGTGGAATTTTTAATAAACTATTTCTTAAAAAAATAGATAGTCTCACCTTTCTGTTAAATAATTTACCCGACATCTTAAAAGTATACAGTATATCCAATACAAGTAATATTTACTACGTTGGAGAGAATTTAATCATAGAACCCCTTATCCATTTCAATACGCCAGATAAATATATTGAAGACTCCATTAGATTATTTAACGCACCTGAATACCGCAACTTATTCATTGGTAAAAATGGCCCGGTAATAGCCATCAGTGTATTCATTAATGATTATCTCAGCAAGGCCAAACAAATAGAACTCGTAACCCGTATAGATAGTTTAGTTGCCAGATTTAACTTTGATGAAGCCCACTCTGCATGCAAACTTAAAGTTGAAGCAGCATACACTCAGGAAATAAAAAAGAATCTGTTCAAATTCCTTTTCCTTTCCATTCTTTTGGTTTGCATTACCCTATACCTGATTTATAAATCTGCAATAGATACCATAATTCCATTGGGTATAATTTCTATATCTGTAGTGTGGATGTTGGGTGTAATATCTCTTTCAAAACATCCTATTGGTATTTTGTCCAGCCTATTGCCCCCCTTAATCGCGACCATAAGCCTTTCCAATATCATTTACTTGAGCACCAAATACCGAGAACTGATCCTTACCGGATTGTCCAAATCAGAAGCAACAAATCAAACCTTTCGTCAAATTGGTTTAGCGGCCATTCTTAGCTCCTCCACAAGTGCTCTGGGGTTCTATACGCTTTCTCTTTCTCCAATAAATCCTGTCGGAAGTTTTGGCCAATTTGCCGCTATTGGCATTTGCATTTCTTGCATTTTGACCATAACCATTTTGTATTTATTCTTTCAAAGTAGTTTTCAGAATAATTCCAACTCAATAATAAACACCTCCAGATTTTGGCATAGGATTTTGGATAAAACATTCACTAACCTTTTAAAATTCAGAATTACCGTCATTACTACACACTTAATTGCGCTTACAACAGCAATCTACTTCATGAGTAAGGTGGAAGTAAATGGCAGCTTAATCGGAGAAATTCCAAAACACCACCCGATACTTGCAGACAAAGATTTTATGGAACGCGAATTTGGAGGAATGCGTAGTTTTGAAATGGTACTGGACGCTGTGGATCCACAAAAGTCATTTGATCATATTGAAACCTTAACCAATGTCCAGGAAATTGAAAAATTTCTTAAAGACAGTTGTAATTTAGAATTTATCCTCTCGCCAATTCCCATGTATAAAGCAGCAAATAAAGCATTTTCAGGTGGCTCCTCTCAAAATTATATTCTCCCTTCAAAGCAAGATCAATTGGCTATTTATAAAGAAAAAATCAACCAAACCCAATATGGTGAAGATCTGATGAGATATCTGTCCGCCGATGGAAACACCCTTAGGATCAGTGGAAAAATGCCGGATATTAACCTCAAGGATTTTAAAGCTGTAGAAAAAAAAATCGAAAATTACTTTTCCGCAAATCATTTGAATTCAAAGATCAAATACACCCTAACCGGATCTTCTCAAATTTTGGATAAAATACCGGAATACCTGGTTAAGAATATTTTGCCTGGTTTAGTGATTGCATTGATATTACTTTCATGTATCTCTTTATTTTTATTTAGAAATTGGAAAATCATTCCTATTGTGACTTTTACCAACATCCTGCCCCTGGCTTTTGTGGCTGGTATAATGGGAATGTTTGGAATATTTTTAAAGACAGATACAGCCATTATCTTTTCAGTTTCTTTTGGCATGTCCGTGGATAATGCCATAAATTACATAAATCGCTACAGAACAGAAGTAAAGAAAAATCAATCTATAGAGGATGGTTTAAGGGCTGCATTCTTACAAATTGCCAAACCAATGGCCATAAATACTTTTGTCCTGGTGATTGGGTTTATGAGCCTGATGTTCTCTGACTTTGGGAGCATTTTTTATATTGGACTATTGATAACCTTGGTGTTGATTTTTGGACTTATATGTAATTTAAGCCTTCTTCCTGTTCTGGTATCCCTCCTTATTAAAGAAAAAGGAAAATATTAG
- a CDS encoding cytochrome c: MANPVKTSPASVAAGKSLWVKHCQSCHGKTGKGDGSKAAQLKTEPGDFTTASFQGQSDGSIYYKTVTGRDDMPSFKKKIPDQDDLWNLVNFVRSLKK, encoded by the coding sequence ATGGCAAATCCGGTTAAAACCAGCCCGGCTTCCGTAGCTGCCGGCAAATCACTTTGGGTTAAACATTGTCAGTCTTGTCATGGTAAAACGGGCAAGGGGGATGGTTCAAAAGCCGCCCAGCTCAAAACCGAACCTGGCGATTTTACCACTGCAAGTTTTCAAGGTCAATCTGATGGGTCTATTTACTATAAAACCGTTACAGGTCGCGATGACATGCCGAGTTTTAAGAAAAAAATACCTGATCAGGATGATTTGTGGAATTTGGTCAATTTCGTAAGATCTCTAAAAAAATAA
- a CDS encoding 4Fe-4S dicluster domain-containing protein, translating into MKDEKDTSRRDFIGQGLLTVLALSSCGEKANPFHPGDEVKPSGEKVKLLSVTGEIIEVDKAYLKPVPDVPHLSNEEERIGIPGKKFAMVIDLSRCKNLKKCQEACNHMHHVHPGQSWIKVYSMQDADHSAPYWQPTTCMHCDEPPCVKVCPVDATFKRQDGIVLIDSDRCVGCRFCMAACPYSTRVFNWEEPKIPLEIAQQPYHCETSVPQKKGTVGKCDFCPDMVRKGELPHCVSSCPNGVFFFGDMNEDSVTNGAETFKFSELIKDKAGYRLMEDLGTKPSVYYLPPVNRNFPYEAGLENEAAREKEMTKH; encoded by the coding sequence ATGAAGGACGAAAAAGATACTTCCAGACGAGATTTTATCGGACAGGGATTACTTACTGTTTTAGCTCTGTCGTCATGCGGAGAAAAAGCTAACCCATTTCATCCCGGCGACGAGGTAAAGCCATCCGGAGAAAAAGTAAAATTACTATCTGTCACAGGAGAGATCATAGAAGTAGATAAAGCATATTTAAAGCCTGTTCCGGATGTACCGCATCTGTCGAACGAAGAAGAAAGAATTGGAATTCCGGGTAAAAAATTTGCGATGGTCATCGACCTTTCCAGATGTAAAAACCTTAAAAAATGTCAAGAAGCATGTAACCATATGCATCATGTTCATCCAGGTCAAAGTTGGATAAAGGTTTATTCCATGCAAGATGCCGATCATTCTGCTCCTTATTGGCAACCAACCACGTGTATGCATTGTGACGAACCTCCTTGCGTAAAGGTATGTCCTGTGGACGCAACTTTCAAACGACAGGATGGGATTGTTCTCATCGATAGCGACAGGTGTGTAGGATGTAGATTTTGTATGGCCGCTTGCCCTTATTCCACAAGGGTTTTTAATTGGGAAGAACCAAAAATTCCATTAGAAATCGCCCAGCAACCTTACCATTGTGAGACAAGTGTTCCACAAAAAAAAGGAACAGTCGGGAAATGTGATTTTTGCCCCGACATGGTAAGAAAAGGTGAATTGCCTCATTGCGTTTCTTCTTGTCCAAACGGGGTGTTTTTCTTCGGTGATATGAACGAAGATTCTGTGACCAATGGCGCCGAAACATTTAAATTTTCTGAACTCATAAAAGATAAAGCCGGGTACAGACTTATGGAGGACTTAGGAACCAAACCAAGTGTTTACTACCTCCCACCGGTGAACAGGAACTTCCCTTATGAAGCAGGATTAGAAAATGAAGCTGCAAGGGAAAAAGAAATGACCAAACATTAA
- the nrfD gene encoding polysulfide reductase NrfD codes for MNSTSIAKSDKIIKDLLPKKFGRMGTIWVACLLLICAFGAYAYFLQLKDGLTVTAMGDYVSWGIYISNFVFFVAISLVGSLITAIFRLANIHWSTPITRIAEIIAVSAIFFASLIIIVDMGRPERLLNLFLHPRLQSPIVWDVVVIGTYFLISLLLLYLPLLPDLKIMIKNKNTEPGWLNKLYRFLGSFWQGSADQKKINNHSITILSIMIIPVAFCIHTVTSWLFATTYRPGWDSTNFGAYFVSGAFLVGAGGVVTAMYVFRKVYKLEKYITDMHFERMGKAVVLLAFLYLYFNINEYLVPAFKMKKPEEAHLTELFTGHFAPMFWFAIIVGMLLPIAILITKQGRKPTWVFAAGVMVVVGAWFKRYLIVTPTLLHPFLPMQDVPEKFMFYFPTWQEWAIAMGSLAGALLVITIFARIFPIIPIHETITGEDENAEQLI; via the coding sequence ATGAACTCTACATCGATTGCTAAATCCGACAAAATAATTAAAGATCTACTTCCAAAAAAATTTGGAAGGATGGGTACGATTTGGGTAGCGTGTTTGCTCTTGATTTGTGCATTTGGAGCATATGCCTACTTTCTCCAATTGAAAGATGGACTTACTGTTACCGCTATGGGAGATTATGTTTCCTGGGGAATATACATATCCAATTTCGTTTTCTTTGTTGCCATAAGTTTGGTTGGTTCGCTAATAACTGCCATCTTCCGTTTGGCAAATATCCATTGGAGTACTCCAATAACTAGAATTGCCGAAATCATTGCGGTGTCTGCAATATTCTTCGCATCCTTGATCATCATTGTGGACATGGGTCGTCCGGAAAGACTCTTAAACTTGTTTTTGCACCCAAGACTACAATCGCCAATAGTTTGGGATGTCGTAGTTATCGGCACCTATTTTTTGATCAGTCTTTTACTACTTTACCTTCCCCTGTTGCCGGATCTGAAAATCATGATCAAAAATAAAAACACCGAACCAGGATGGCTTAACAAATTGTATCGCTTTCTTGGATCTTTTTGGCAAGGGTCCGCAGATCAAAAGAAAATAAACAATCATTCGATTACCATTCTGAGTATTATGATTATCCCCGTTGCCTTTTGTATCCACACCGTGACTTCATGGCTTTTTGCAACAACATACAGACCGGGATGGGACAGTACAAATTTCGGGGCTTATTTTGTATCCGGTGCTTTTCTGGTCGGTGCCGGTGGTGTAGTGACGGCGATGTATGTTTTTCGTAAAGTGTATAAGTTAGAAAAATACATTACAGACATGCATTTTGAAAGAATGGGCAAGGCTGTAGTTTTACTCGCCTTTTTATATCTTTATTTTAACATCAATGAATATCTTGTTCCGGCATTTAAAATGAAAAAGCCGGAAGAGGCGCACTTAACAGAACTCTTTACCGGACATTTTGCACCAATGTTCTGGTTTGCTATTATTGTCGGTATGCTCTTGCCAATAGCCATATTGATCACTAAACAGGGTCGAAAACCAACCTGGGTATTTGCTGCAGGTGTTATGGTGGTTGTGGGTGCATGGTTTAAAAGATATCTGATCGTTACGCCTACCCTACTACATCCTTTTTTACCGATGCAGGATGTGCCCGAGAAATTTATGTTCTATTTCCCTACCTGGCAAGAATGGGCCATAGCCATGGGATCCTTGGCCGGGGCCTTGTTGGTGATTACCATATTCGCCAGGATTTTCCCTATTATTCCTATTCATGAAACAATTACAGGAGAAGATGAAAACGCTGAACAACTTATTTAA